Genomic DNA from Acidobacteriota bacterium:
GAGCCCTCGCAAGACTTCGAACCCGTCAAAGGCAACCTGGTCCCTGCTGCCCCTTCAGTACGCCGCCTGGCCCGCGAGAAGGGCATCGACATCTCGCAGGTCAAAGGCAGCGGGCCGCTGGGACGGATTTCGGAGTCCGACGTGGTGGCTCACGCCGGGGAGGCCCGCGGTCCGGCGGCGGCAGCGGCGCCTTCCCTGCCCGACTTCAGCAAGTGGGGCGAGGTCGAGACGGAGAAGTTCTCCAACGTGCGCCGGGCCACCGCCAAGGCCATGGCCAACGCCTGGACCCAAATTCCCCACGTCACCCAGCACGACCAGGCCGACATCACCGATTTGGAAAGGCTGCGCAAGCAGTTCGCCTCACGGGCCGAGAAAGCGGGCGGCAAGCTGACCGTGACGGCCATCCTGCTCAAGGTCATGGCCGCGGCCCTCAAGGAGTTCCCCCAGTTCAACGCTTCCATCGACGTGCGGCAAGAGGTGGTTCACCTCAAGAAATACATCCACTTGGGCGTGGCCGTCGATACGCCGCGGGGACTGCTGGTTCCCGTCCTGCGCAACGTTGACCAGAAAGGCATTATCGAGATCGCCGTGGAACTGGGAGAGGTGGCCGGCCGGGCCCGCGACGGCAAGGTGTCGCTGGAGGAAATGCAAGGCGGAAGCTGCACCCTGACCAACCTGGGCGGCATCGGAGGCACCTCCTTCACGCCCATCGTCAACTGGCCGGAGGTCTGCATTCTGGGCGTCTCGCGCGGAAGCAAGGTGCCCGTCTGGCAGGACGGCGAGTGGGTGCCGCGGTTGATGATGCCCCTGTCGCTTTCCTACGACCACCGCATCATCGACGGCGCCGACGCCGCCCGCTTCCTGCGCTGGATCTGCGAAGCCCTGGAAGAACCCTTCCTGCTGGCCCTGTAGCTCGCTCCTCTTGGCACAGCTACGGAGGGGAGAGTGACTGTGTTGAAGAACAAGTCCGGGCTGGCTGAAGGCGAGCGATCCGCCAGCGCCCTCCTTCGCGCAAGGCTTCGGAGGGCATGCAGCGACTGCGTTGATAGTCAAGTCCGGGCTCCCTGAAAGGGAGCGATTCGCCTAGCCCAGGGTGCAGCCCGCAGCAAGCGAAGCGCGGCTAGGGCGGAACCCTGGCTGTCTAATCAGAGGGAAACCGAACCCTTGAAAGGGTGGAATAACATGAAGCAACTGGTCTATTTGGCCCTGGTGGCCCTGCTGCAACTTCCGGCTCTTCCAGCCCAGGACGCTGACGACGGCCACATGGCCGAGGGCGGCAAGGAACTCGAGGAGCGGACCAATACCACCCGGCACTCGGTCACCATCGGAGGCCAGGTCATCGACTACCAGGCCACCGCCGGAACCCTGCTGCTCAAAGAAGAGGACGGCACGCCTAAGGCAGAGGTCTTCTTCATCGCCTATGTGAAAGAAGGCGTCGACGACAGCGCCTCCCGTCCGGTCACCTTCACCTTCAACGGCGGCCCCGGATCGTCCTCGGTGTGGCTGCACCTGGGCGGGGTGGGACCCAAGCGGGTGCGCATGGACGAGGACGGCTTCATGCTGCCGCCCCCCGGCGGACTGGCCGACAATCCCTACAGTTGGCTGGACCTCAGCGACCTGGTTTTTATCGATCCCGTCTCCACCGGCTTTTCGCGGGCTCCAGACGATGAAAAGGCCAAGGACTTCCACGGCTTGCGTGAGGACATCTCCTCGGTAGGCGAGTTCATCCGCCTCTATTGCGTGCGCTACGGACGCTGGAACTCGCCCAAGTTTCTGGCCGGGGAGAGCTACGGCACCACCCGGGCCGCGGGGCTTTCCAGCTATCTGCAGCAGCAGTTCGGCATGTACCTCAACGGCATCGTGCTGGTCTCCAGCATCCTCAATTTCCAGACGGTCGATTTCAACGTCGGCAACGACCTCCCCTACCTGCTGCACTTCCCCACCTACACCGCTACCGCCTGGTACCACCGGCAGCTTGCTCCGGCCTTGCAGGACCTCTCCCTGCGCGAAGTCCTAGACCGCTCGGAGGAGTTCGCGCTGGGCGCCTACGCCAGCGCCCTGTTGCGGGGTGACCGGCTGAGCGGGTCCGAACGCGACGCCATCGCCCAATCGGTGGCCGGCCTGACCGGACTGACGGCCGAGTTCGTGCTGCAAAACGACCTGCGCCTGCCGCTGGGGCGCTTCACCAAGGAACTGCTGCGCGACCAGGCCCGCACGGTCGGACGCCTGGACAGCCGCTTCAAGGGCATCGACCGCGACTCCGGGGGAGAGCGCTACGAATACGATCCCAGCTACGCCGCCATCGAAGGCCCCTTTTCGGCGGCCCTCAAGCACTATGTGCGCCAAGAGCTCGGCTATCCCAGCGACCTGCCTTACGAGATCCTCACCGGACGCGTGCGGCCCTGGAACTTCAGCGAGTTCGAGAACAGCTATGTGGACGTCGGAGAAGACCTGCGCCGGGCCATGACCCAGAATCCCTACTTGCGCGTCTTCGTGGCCAACGGCTACTACGACTTCGCCACTCCCTACTTCGCCACCGAGTACACCTTCTCCCACCTGGGACTGGACCCTCAACTGCGGCCCAACGTGGAGATGGGCTACTACGAGTCGGGCCACATGATGTACATCCACCAGCCCTCGCTGCGCCAACTCAAATCCGACGTCGCCGGCTTCTACGCCAAAGCGCTGCCCTGATAACCGCTGCCTCGACCGGAGCCGGTAAAGACCAGCGGGCACCCACCCGATATGAAGGGTTAAGCAGTCGGATTCTTGAGCGCGTGCCGTCCGCCCGGACGGCGGATCTGCTGCGGGCCGGAGAGGGTCCGGAGGCAGCAGGGAGCGCGGGCGACTGCGTTGCCCCTCAGGGAGGCGGCGGGGAGCCCCCATT
This window encodes:
- a CDS encoding 2-oxo acid dehydrogenase subunit E2; this encodes MSEFKLPELGEGIEKGTVVSILVSQGDRVEVDQPLMELETDKAVMEVPSSMAGVVEEILVKDGDEPKVGQTVFKIDESGAGEGKEDAEQEEDAEEEKDAQEEAEAAEEPEAEKDEPSQDFEPVKGNLVPAAPSVRRLAREKGIDISQVKGSGPLGRISESDVVAHAGEARGPAAAAAPSLPDFSKWGEVETEKFSNVRRATAKAMANAWTQIPHVTQHDQADITDLERLRKQFASRAEKAGGKLTVTAILLKVMAAALKEFPQFNASIDVRQEVVHLKKYIHLGVAVDTPRGLLVPVLRNVDQKGIIEIAVELGEVAGRARDGKVSLEEMQGGSCTLTNLGGIGGTSFTPIVNWPEVCILGVSRGSKVPVWQDGEWVPRLMMPLSLSYDHRIIDGADAARFLRWICEALEEPFLLAL
- a CDS encoding peptidase S10, producing the protein MAEGGKELEERTNTTRHSVTIGGQVIDYQATAGTLLLKEEDGTPKAEVFFIAYVKEGVDDSASRPVTFTFNGGPGSSSVWLHLGGVGPKRVRMDEDGFMLPPPGGLADNPYSWLDLSDLVFIDPVSTGFSRAPDDEKAKDFHGLREDISSVGEFIRLYCVRYGRWNSPKFLAGESYGTTRAAGLSSYLQQQFGMYLNGIVLVSSILNFQTVDFNVGNDLPYLLHFPTYTATAWYHRQLAPALQDLSLREVLDRSEEFALGAYASALLRGDRLSGSERDAIAQSVAGLTGLTAEFVLQNDLRLPLGRFTKELLRDQARTVGRLDSRFKGIDRDSGGERYEYDPSYAAIEGPFSAALKHYVRQELGYPSDLPYEILTGRVRPWNFSEFENSYVDVGEDLRRAMTQNPYLRVFVANGYYDFATPYFATEYTFSHLGLDPQLRPNVEMGYYESGHMMYIHQPSLRQLKSDVAGFYAKALP